Proteins from a genomic interval of Heteronotia binoei isolate CCM8104 ecotype False Entrance Well chromosome 5, APGP_CSIRO_Hbin_v1, whole genome shotgun sequence:
- the LOC132572350 gene encoding uncharacterized protein LOC132572350 produces the protein MPLQYVKSKKGRDQLVYDGYLHTKERVVGNKTFWKCAIYYKDHCPGRAHTYDDRVIKYSAHCHPPIKAAREAKRIERSTKTTTPSVPQLTYKGVPPTSDGLSETVPAKKPCIQNPKQTMERLRACLSATLQGTCHSQTSATVAESVPAEPSSVVFVTPPDLQECSERFKDGGAMASPVLCEEPQTSHSVHLQASQEAGRQRFRSGAVPPGANPQKILSWISEAARQWLCPREHDKDQIVDMVILEQFLAVLPVSMQAWVKAREPRTSMEAVWLAETYLGDQELVMVGQELEKDLVTFEDVSLRFSEEEWTLMDQEEKALYWNVMHQNYNNVSWLSKGTGSKTGKDPWQEASEPTVELLKKSSKEISWDVEQDLIREAHLERQPKSSSVEKEDAILFLSDLEEITIDDELGLETVSVCCGCRKGEDSSAIVTCRKSPREEVAEPAVLSGELQESSEKKILREENSANAAEIKSAVSRLHPTMADIQNALRNLSGSTNDVKHQISDLEFTSQNPEETLIKEGQKDVESNNPRVEENSVPFRKALRDHQDSRPRQETFHMAIDSGDQDKSLTFLHDQNITMQDDLECAALPEGSLFISEEEIFQSPEKDSKPESVHVYSVNEPNEAYSEEGVNGTEASMNQETISSHEEISSPGTEGGEAKSVLSENGLPELTEDQPLLRSQLTSELQPAGPNPEESSEHNSCQKSSQGNDLCEGPSHKRQFIQSLASTTQPTCSDSGGNSGSLSVLTKQRRFDKKRKPCSRRNMPVRSVLGTQWRISPGGRLHKHLNWNWWASRRWESRFPEQEMGLRKHSSVNINAHSHETLQTATEEHRTTIEAASSSDIREAEPWPRAPSSFLLDKMAAEPTVAQLMAVLQQVAADTAEIKSLVSRLHPTVADIQNALRNFSGSNDDVQHRISDLEFTSQNTEAQLVQHCNDIKAIEAKLVGKAVQTNVIAGLWPSLGVKREMSP, from the exons ATGCCCCTACAGTATGTGAAGAGTAAGAAAGGGCGGGATCAGTTGGTTTATGATGGATACTTGCATACAAAGGAGCGTGTGGTTGGGAACAAAACCTTTTGGAAATGTGCAATCTACTATAAGGACCATTGCCCGGGGAGAGCTCACACATATGATGACCGCGTCATAAAGTACTCAGCACACTGTCACCCTCCAATCAAGGCAGCCAGAGAAGCCAAGAGAATTGAGCGGAGCACAAAGACCACAACCCCTTCTGTTCCACAACTGACGTACAAAGGGGTCCCGCCAACTTCTGATGGGCTGTCGGAAACAGTTCCTGCCAAGAAGCCATGTATCCAAAACCCCAAACAGACAATGGAGCGCTTGAGAGCATGTCTGAGTGCAACTCTGCAAGGGACGTGTCACTCGCAAACATCTGCCACAGTTGCTGAATCGGTTCCTGCAGAGCCATCCTCAGTGGTCTTTGTAACTCCTCCAGACTTGCAGGAATGCTCAGAGAGGTTCAAGGATGGTGGTGCCATGGCCAGTCCCGTGCTCTGTGAGGAGCCCCAAACATCCCATTCAGTCCACCTTCAGGCCAGCCAGGAAGCTGGGAGGCAGAGGTTTCGCTCGGGCGCTGTCCCACCTGGAGCAAATCCCCAGAAGATTCTGTCCTGGATAAGTGAGGCAGCTCGGCAGTGGTTGTGTCCTCGGGAGCACGACAAAGACCAGATTGTGGACATGGTCATCTTGGAACAGTTCCTAGCTGTGCTACCAGTGAGCATGCAGGCTTGGGTGAAAGCCAGGGAGCCAAGAACCAGCATGGAGGCAGTTTGGCTGGCCGAGACCTATTTGGGGGACCAGGAACTGGTCATGGTTGGTCAGGAGCTGGAGAAG GACCTGGTCACCTTCGAAGATGTATCTCTGCGTTTCTCTGAGGAGGaatggactttgatggaccaggaaGAAAAAGCACTGTATTGGAATGTTATGCATCAGAATTACAATAACGTGTCTTGGCTGAGTAAGG GGACAGGGAGCAAGACAGGAAAGGACCCCTGGCAGGAAGCTTCTGAACCTACAGTGGAGCTGCTGAAAAAATCCAGCAAGGAGATTTCCTGGGATGTTGAGCAAGATTTGATTAGGGAGGCTCATCTGGAAAGGCAGCCAAAGAGCAGTTCAGTGGAAAAAGAAGATGCCATTCTTTTCCTCAGTGATTTGGAGGAAATAACCATAGATGATGAACTAGGTCTGGAGACTGTGAGTGTATGCTGTGGTTGTAGAAAAGGAGAAGACTCATCCGCAATTGTTACTTGTAGGAAAAGCCCCAGAGAGGAAGTTGCTGAACCCGCAGTATTATCTGGGGAGTTGCAGGAGTCCTCAGAGAAGAAAATCCTCCGAGAAGAAAATTCTGCAAATGCAGCGGAAATTAAATCTGCggtctccaggctgcaccccacAATGGCTGACATCCAGAATGCCCTGAGGAACCTCTCTGGCAGCACCAATGATGTTAAGCACCAGATCTCAGATTTGGAGTTCACTTCTCAGAATCCAGAGGAAACTTTAATCAAGGAGGGCCAGAAGGATGTGGAGTCAAACAACCCTAGAGTGGAAGAAAATTCAGTTCCTTTTAGAAAAGCCTTGAGGGACCATCAAGACAGTAGGCCAAGGCAGGAGACTTTCCACATGGCTATTGATAGTGGGGACCAAGATAAATCCTTAACATTTCTCCATGATCAGAATATCACTATGCAGGATGACTTGGAATGTGCAGCCTTACCTGAGGGATCATTGTTTATATCAGAAGAAGAAATTTTCCAAAGTCCTGAGAAAGATTCTAAGCCTGAGTCAGTACACGTTTACTCAGTCAATGAACCAAATGAGGCTTACTCTGAGGAAGGTGTGAATGGGACTGAAGCTTCAATGAATCAGGAGACCATCAGTAGCCATGAGGAGATCAGTAGTCCGGGGACAGAAGGAGGAGAAGCGAAATCTGTTCTTTCTGAAAATGGTTTACCAGAACTGACCGAAGACCAACCTCTCTTACGTTCTCAACTGACATCAGAGCTCCAGCCTGCAGGCCCCAATCCAGAGGAATCTTCAGAACACAACAGTTGTCAGAAAAGCAGCCAAGGAAATGATCTGTGTGAAGGCCCCAGTCATAAGAGACAGTTCATCCAGAGTCTAGCTTCTACTACACAGCCCACCTGCTCTGATTCTGGGGGAAATTCCGGCAGTCTCTCAGTTTTGACAAAACAGAGAAGGTTtgacaaaaaaagaaaaccttgTAGTAGGAGAAATATGCCTGTCAGATCTGTCTTGGGGACTCAGTGGAGGATCTCCCCAGGAGGGAGGCTACATAAACATCTGAATTGGAACTGGTGGGCCTCCAGAAGATGGGAAAGCAGGTTTCCTGAGCAGGAAATGGGCCTGAGGAAACACAGTTCTGTAAATATTAATGCCCATTCCCATGAAACTCTTCAGACAGCAACAGAGGAGCACAGAACCACCATAGAGGCAGCTTCCTCCTCAGACATCAGGGAAGCGGAACCTTGGCCAAGAgctccttcctctttccttctagacaaaatggctgctgagccTACTGTGGCACAGCTAATGGCAGTACTGCAGCAGGTAGCTGCAGACACAGCGGAAATTAAATCTCTGGTCTCCAGACTGCACCCCACAGTGGCTGACATCCAGAATGCCCTGAGGAACTTCTCCGGCAGCAATGATGATGTTCAGCACCGGATCTCGGATTTGGAGTTCACTTCCCAGAATACCGAGGCCCAGTTGGTGCAGCATTGCAATGACATTAAGGCTATTGAAGCCAAACTGGTTGGGAAAGCTGTGCAGACCAATGTCATAGCAGGACTGTGGCCATCGCTGGGGGTCAAGAGAGAAATGAGCCCCTGA